Within the Beduinella massiliensis genome, the region GACGATTCGCAGCTAAAAGAGGCGGTAGCGGAGCACCTGCGCACGATTCGGCGGTACGCGGTGCAGACGAACGACAGCCTTTACGCCTGCGGCTGGCTGCTGGACATCGCACGGGGACTGTATACGCTGCGGACTGGCCGCGTCATCGCCAAGACGGAGGCGGGTGAATGGTCGCTGGCGCAGGGATTGTGCCCCGTGCGGGAGGAAATGCTGCGAACCCTTCAGATCAGGAAGGCGCCCGCACGTTATCGGGACGACGAGGGAACGAAGGCGTGGCTTTCGTCGCTGGGGCCCGCCGTGCAGCGCTTCGCCGACGTGCTGGAATCGGAGCTGACAGGGAGCGCCTGCTGAAAGAAATAGGCTTTCCCGGCGGACGGGCGATGCGAGCGGACAGCCGCGGCGCGCGTCCGCCTTTTTCTTACACTTTCGTAAGCTGGGCAACCGCGTGGCTGTTTACGTCAAAATGGTGGTATAATGGGGGCATTACATGGGGAGAGGAGAATCCCGATTGAAGCCGATTCTGCTGCTGGAGGACGACGCGGCGCTTTTGGACGGGCTGTGCTACGCGCTGAAAAAGGACGGGTTTGAGGTGACCTGCGCCCGAACGGCCGCGCAGGCGCTTTGCCTGCTGAAAGAGGGGGAATATGGCCTGCTGCTGCTCGACGTGTCGCTGCCGGACGGCACGGGCTTCGACGTCTGCGAGTGGGTGCGCGGCCGGGGCGACGGCGTGCCCATCCTCTTTTTGACCGCCGCGGACGAGGAGGTCAGCGTCATGCGCGGGCTGGACTGCGGAGGCGACGACTACGTCACAAAGCCCTTTCGATTTGGCGAGCTGTGCGCGCGCATCCGTGCGCTGCTGCGCCGCGCGGACGGCGGGTACGCGGCGGGCGACCGCCTCGTCTGCGGCGACGTGAGCGTGAACCTCGCATCCTGCCGCGCGGCGGTGCGCGGAAGGCCGCTGGAGCTCACGGTGGCCGAATACCGGCTTCTCTGCCTGCTCCTGCGCGAGGCGGGCCGCGTGGTTTCGCGGCAGGCGATTTTAAGCGCCTTGTGGGACAGCGGCGGCGACTTCGTGGACGACAACACGCTCTCCGTCTACGTGCGCAGGCTGCGCGAAAAGCTGGAGGAGGACCCGTCCCACCCGCGGCGGCTGCTGACCGAGCGCGGGCTGGGTTACCGGTTTAAGGCGGTGGACGCATGATTTGGGGGGAGGACAGAACCGCTCGGCGTTTCTTTTTGCTGACGGTACTTTTATGCGCGCTGCTCACGGCCCTTTCGTGCCTTTCGGCCGTTTGGGGTGCGCGCCGGGCGCAGACGCTGCTTTTCAAGCGCGAGGCGGAGATCGCGGGCGCGCTGCTGAAACAGGGCGTGCCGGCGGACGTGATCGCCGTAAGCCTCGCGGACACGGGCGGGACGGCGGCGGGCGAGGCGCTGCTGTCGCGCGCCGGGCGCACGCCTCAAACGCCTGCGTGCCTGATTCCTTACGTCCGAGCGCTCGCGCGGAGCGGCGCCCTGCGCGCTTTCCTGCTGGCTGCTGGCTTTTCCGCCGCGCTGCTGACGCTTTGCGCGGCCTGGCTTCAGAGAAGGGAACGCCGCCTGGGCGACGCGGCGCGCATCGTCGCCCGTTATGCGGACGCGGATTTTTCCCTCCGTCTGCCGCAGGCGGAGGAAGGGGCGCTGGGCAGGTTGATGGCGGCGGTGGACGCCCTGGCGACGGCGCTTCAGGCGCAGGGGGAGACGGAGCGGAGGAACAAGGAGTTTTTGCAGCGCACCATTTCGGACATTTCACACCAGATCAAGACGCCGCTCGCCGCCGCGCGGCTGTACAGCGAGATCATCGAAGCGGAGCCCGACGACCCCGAAACGGTGACGGCCTTCTGCGTAAAGACGCAGGTTTCGCTTACGCGCATGGAGGAACTGATCCTTTCCCTGCTCAAGATCGCCCGCATCGACGCGGGCGGCATCGCCTTTGAGCGCGCCGTCTGCCGGGTGGAATCGCTCGCGCGGCGCGCGGCGGAGGAACTCATGCAGCGCGCCGTGCACGAGAAAAAGCGCATCGAGCTGAGCGGCCCGGCGGACGAGACGGTGCTGTGCGACGCGCAGTGGACGGCCGAAGCCATCGGCAATCTGATCAAAAACGCCCTCGACCACATGGGGCCGGGGGGCACGGTGCGCGTCGTGTGGGAGCGCTCGCCGGTAATGCTGCGCATCCGCGTATTGGACGACGGCGAGGGGATTGCGCCGGAGGAGCTGCCCCACATCTTCAAGCGCTTTTACCGAAGCCGCAGCGGGATCGATGCGCAGGGCGTAGGCCTGGGCCTGCCGCTGTGCAGGGCGATCGTGGAGGGGCAGGGCGGTTTGCTCTCGGTCGAAAGCGAGCCTGGGCGGGGCAGCGCCTTCACGATCTCCTTCCTGACGAATCCGTAAGATGAAATTCACGCGTCCGTCATCTGGAAATGGTAAGCTGCTGTGCGTAAGGAGGCAGAGGTCATGGAAATCTTAAAGGTACAAAACCTGTGCAAGACGTATGGCAGCGGGGAGGCGCACGTAGACGCGCTGAAGGACGTTTCATTCAGCCTTCAAAAGGGCGAGTTCGCGGCGGTCGTCGGCGAGTCGGGCTCCGGCAAGAGCACGCTGCTCAACTGCATCGGCGCGCTGGACGCGCCGTCCGCGGGAAAGGTTCTTCTGGACGGCAAGGATCTGTTTTCGATGAAGGAGCAGGAGCGCACGATCTTCCGGCGCAGGCATATCGGCTTCGTATTTCAGTCGTTCCATCTGGTGCAGGAACTGACGGTGGAACAGAACATCGTCTTCCCGCTCCTGCTGGACGGCAGGCGCGCGCAGGCGGGGCAGGTGCAGGAAATGCTGGACGTGCTGGGGCTGACGGATCGACGCAGCCACCTGCCGGGCCAGCTTTCCGGCGGGCAGCAGCAGCGCGTGGCCATCGGGCGCGCGCTCATCACCCGCCCGGCGCTGATCCTTGCGGACGAGCCCACGGGCAACCTGGATACGGGCAGCAGCCGGGACGTGCTCGACCTGCTCACCCAGGCGTCACGGCGCTTTCAGCAGACCATCCTGATGATCACCCACAACATGAACCTGACCTCCTGCGTAGACCGCGTGCTGCGCGTGTCGGACGGCAGGCTTACGGATTTGGGAGGGGAGCGGGCATGAAGAGCTACCTCGACCTGATTCCCATTTCCGCGCGCGTGCACCGCAAGCAAAACCGCATGACGCTGCTGTGCATCGCGCTGTCCGTGTTTCTGGTGAGCGCGATCTTCGGCATGGCGGACATGGAGGTGCGCAGCCAGCGGATGCAGGCGATCAAGGACAATGGCAACTGGCATGCCGCGTTTGAGGGCATTTCGGACGAGGAAGCGCGAATGATCGCCGCGCGCCCAGAGGTCGCGGCCGCGGGACGCTACGCCGTCGTGGACGGCGAGGCATACGTCGTTAAGGGGAAGCGGGCGGCTATCGTCGGCATGGACGAAGCGCCCTTTCAGGAAATCCTCGGCCTGCGCGTGGTCGAGGGCGCGTACCCGGCGGATCAGGACGAGGTCGCGCTCACCGAAAGCGCGAAGGAGGTACTGGGCTTTTCGCTCGGCGACGAGGCGCGCCTTTCGCATCCGGGCGGAGAGTCGGTCTTCACCGTGACCGGGTTTATCGAAAATGCCTCCAGTTTGCTCATGACGGACGAGGTCGGCCTCATTTTAACGACGGAGGGTCTCCGTCAGGCCATCCCGGGGAGCGAATACACCGATCAGTTCTTCGTTCAGTTTTTACCTTATTGCAACATGCGCTCGGCCATCGCGGACATCACGGAGCAGTTCCAGCTTGAAGACGAGCGCTGCGCGCAGAACGTAAAGCTCATGGGCCTTTACGGTCAGAGCGGGCACAGCTACATGACGAGTCTGTACGTCGCGGCGGGGGTCCTCTTCGTGCTCGTGCTCCTCGCCGGCGTCCTGATGATCGCCAGCAGCTTGAACAGCAACGTGGCCCAGCGCGCGGAATTCTTCGGCATGATGCGCTGCCTGGGCGCGACGCCCAAGCAGATCATGCGCTTTGTGCGGCGGGAGGCGCTGGGCTGGTGCGCGCGGGCGGTGCCCGCGGGCGCGCTTTGCAGCGTGCTGGTCGTGTGGGCGCTGTGCGCTGCGCTTCGCGCCATCAGCCCCTTTTACTTCGCGGAGCTGCCGGTGCTGGACGTGAGCGTCATCGGCATCGTCTGCGGCGTGCTGTCGGGCCTGCTCTCGGTATTGATCGCGGCGCGGGCGCCGGCCAGGCGCGCGGCCAGCGTGTCGCCGCGAACCGCGGTCAGCGGCGGCGCGAGCGAGGAGCAGCCCGTGCGGCGCGCGGCGAACACGCGCTTTCTGAAGGTCGATCTGGCGCTCGGATTGCACCACGCGCGCGCCAGCCGCAAGAATTTCATCCTGATGACCGGCTCGTTTGCGCTCAGCATCGTGCTGTTCCTCGCCTTTTCGGCGGCGATGGACTTCATGCGCCACGCGATCAGGCCGCTGCAGCCCTGGACGCCCGACGTATCCGTGGTCAGCGCGGACGAGGCCTGCGACGTCCCCGCGGGCCTGGCGGAGAGGATTCGGGAAAACCCTGCTGTGCGGCGCGCCTACGGCCGCCAGTTTGCTTATCACATCCCGACGACCGGCGCGCGGGGCGACGGGGAGGTTCATTTGATCTCCTATGAAGATACGCAGTTCGCCTGGGCGGAGAACTCGCTGCTGGAGGGCAGCGTCGAGGCCGCAAGGGCGGCGGAGGACGCGGTGCTCTTCGTCTACAGCGGCGAGGGCGGCCCGCATGCGGGCGATTCGCTCACGCTGCGGCTCCCCGGCGGCGACCGGCGGGTGAAGGTGGCGGGCGTGCTCTCCGACAGCCCATTCGGCAGGGAGCAGGGCGTCGATCAGCTCATCTGTTCGGAACGGGCATTTCAAAATCTCACGGGGGAGCGGGATTATACCATCATCGACGTGCAGCTGAGGCACGGGGCGACGGACGCGGACGTCGAAGCCCTGCGCGCGCTCGCCGGGCCGAACCGGACGTTCTCCGACCGGCGGGCGAGCAACGCGGAGAATCGGGGCGCTTATTACGCGATGACGCTGTTCATGTACGGCTTCCTCTTCATCATCGCGCTGATCACGGTCATCGGCATCGTCAACAGCGTCGCCATGAGCGTTTCTGGCCGCATCCGCTCCTACGGCGTCATGCGCGCGGTCGGCATGAGCGTCGGGCAGCTCGTCCGCATGGTCACCATGGAGGCAGCGGTCTACGCGTTCTTCGGGTGCGCAGCAGGCTGCGCGCTGGGGGTGCCCGTGCATGCGTTTCTGTACAGGCACCTGGTCACCGCCCAGTGGGGAACCCCATGGGCTTTGCCACTGGGGCCGCTGGGCCTGATCGCGGCGTTCGTCACCTTCAGCGCGCTGCTCGCGGTGAGGGGCCCGGCACGGCGCATCCGTGGGCTCACGGTCGTTGAAACCCTCGGCGCGGAGTAGAGGACGATACTTGGAAGGGGGCGAAGCGCTCCCTTCTTTTCGCCTTCTGCGCCGTCGTTTGCAGGACGGCGCACCGCACCCTGTGCCCCGCGTGCGTTCGGCTCTTGACAGAAAATCGCAAATCCTCTATGCTCTTGGTATCAGGAAAAATCTGCGAGGAGGAAGAGCGATGGATAGACCCGTCTATACGCTTTCGTATCTGGCCGATCCGGAGGCGTTCGCCGTCGGGCGCCTTGCGGCGTGCAGCGATCATGCCGTGTTTGCGAGCGAGGAGGAGGCGCGCAGCGGGCAATCGAGCCTGCAAAAGTGCCTCTCGGGCACGTGGAAGTTCTGCTACGCGGAGCGGCCGGAGCTTCGCCCGTTGGGCTTTTACGAGGCGGGGTACGACGTGAGCGGCTGGAACGACATCGCCGTGCCCGCGCACATTCAGCTTCAGGGCTACGACCGGCCGCACTACGTCAACACCCAGTACCCCTGGGATGGGCACGAGTTTTTGCGTCCGCCTGAAATCAACAGGGAATACAACCCCGTGGGCTGCTACGCGCTCGACTTCACCGTGCCTGAGGATTGGCCGCGGGACGGACGCGTGGTGCTGCGCTTCGACGGGGCGGAATCCGCGCTGTACGCCTGGATGAACGGCACGTTCCTGGGCTACAGCGAGGACAGCTTCACGCCCGCCACCTTCGACGTGACCGATTGCCTGCGCGCGGGCGTCAACCGCGTGTGCGTCGAGGTGTACAAGCGCTGCACGGGCAGCTACCTGGAGGATCAGGATTTCTGGCGCTTCTCGGGGCTGTTCCGCGACGTGTGGCTGCGCCTTGAGCCCGCGTCGCACGTGCGCGATCTGTTCGTGACCTCCGAGCTTTCGGCGGATTATCGCGCGGCGAGCCTTCGCGTTCGCATGAAGATCGACGGAGCCGCCGGTACCCGCGCGCGCGTGGAGCTGCTGGACGGCCCCGCCGCCGAGGCGGACTGCGCGGAGGAGATGGAGCTTGCCATCCCGGTCGAAAGCCCGAAGCTCTGGAGCGCGGAGGAGCCGAACACGTACCGCGTGCGCGTCACGCTGACGCGCGGCGGTGAGGTGACGGAGGTCTGCGAGACGAACACGGGCTTCAGGCGCTTTGAGATGAGGGACGGCCTCATGTGCCTGAACGGGAAGCGGATCGTCTTCAAGGGCGTGGACCGCCACGAGTTCAGCTGCCGCACGGGCCGCGCCGTTTCCATGGAGGACATGCTCTGGGACGTGCGCTGCATGAAGCGGCACAACATCAACGCCGTGCGAACCAGCCATTACCCCAACGACAGCCGCTTCTACGATTTGTGTGACCGCTACGGCCTGTACGTGATCGACGAAACGAACCTGGAAAGCCACGGCTCCTGGCAGAAGATGGGGCGGATCGAGCCCTCCTGGGTCGTGCCGGGCGACCGGCCGGACTGGCAGGCGGCGGTGCTGGACCGCGCGAAGTCCATGCTGGAGCGGGATAAGAATCATCCGAGCGTGCTCATCTGGTCCTGCGGCAACGAGAGCTTCGGCGGCAGGGACATCTACAACATGTCCGAATACTTCCGCGCGGCGGACCCCACGCGCTTGGTGCACTACGAGGGCGTGTTCAACGACCGCAG harbors:
- a CDS encoding winged helix-turn-helix domain-containing protein; its protein translation is MKPILLLEDDAALLDGLCYALKKDGFEVTCARTAAQALCLLKEGEYGLLLLDVSLPDGTGFDVCEWVRGRGDGVPILFLTAADEEVSVMRGLDCGGDDYVTKPFRFGELCARIRALLRRADGGYAAGDRLVCGDVSVNLASCRAAVRGRPLELTVAEYRLLCLLLREAGRVVSRQAILSALWDSGGDFVDDNTLSVYVRRLREKLEEDPSHPRRLLTERGLGYRFKAVDA
- a CDS encoding ATP-binding protein, whose protein sequence is MIWGEDRTARRFFLLTVLLCALLTALSCLSAVWGARRAQTLLFKREAEIAGALLKQGVPADVIAVSLADTGGTAAGEALLSRAGRTPQTPACLIPYVRALARSGALRAFLLAAGFSAALLTLCAAWLQRRERRLGDAARIVARYADADFSLRLPQAEEGALGRLMAAVDALATALQAQGETERRNKEFLQRTISDISHQIKTPLAAARLYSEIIEAEPDDPETVTAFCVKTQVSLTRMEELILSLLKIARIDAGGIAFERAVCRVESLARRAAEELMQRAVHEKKRIELSGPADETVLCDAQWTAEAIGNLIKNALDHMGPGGTVRVVWERSPVMLRIRVLDDGEGIAPEELPHIFKRFYRSRSGIDAQGVGLGLPLCRAIVEGQGGLLSVESEPGRGSAFTISFLTNP
- a CDS encoding ATP-binding cassette domain-containing protein, which produces MEILKVQNLCKTYGSGEAHVDALKDVSFSLQKGEFAAVVGESGSGKSTLLNCIGALDAPSAGKVLLDGKDLFSMKEQERTIFRRRHIGFVFQSFHLVQELTVEQNIVFPLLLDGRRAQAGQVQEMLDVLGLTDRRSHLPGQLSGGQQQRVAIGRALITRPALILADEPTGNLDTGSSRDVLDLLTQASRRFQQTILMITHNMNLTSCVDRVLRVSDGRLTDLGGERA
- a CDS encoding FtsX-like permease family protein; protein product: MKSYLDLIPISARVHRKQNRMTLLCIALSVFLVSAIFGMADMEVRSQRMQAIKDNGNWHAAFEGISDEEARMIAARPEVAAAGRYAVVDGEAYVVKGKRAAIVGMDEAPFQEILGLRVVEGAYPADQDEVALTESAKEVLGFSLGDEARLSHPGGESVFTVTGFIENASSLLMTDEVGLILTTEGLRQAIPGSEYTDQFFVQFLPYCNMRSAIADITEQFQLEDERCAQNVKLMGLYGQSGHSYMTSLYVAAGVLFVLVLLAGVLMIASSLNSNVAQRAEFFGMMRCLGATPKQIMRFVRREALGWCARAVPAGALCSVLVVWALCAALRAISPFYFAELPVLDVSVIGIVCGVLSGLLSVLIAARAPARRAASVSPRTAVSGGASEEQPVRRAANTRFLKVDLALGLHHARASRKNFILMTGSFALSIVLFLAFSAAMDFMRHAIRPLQPWTPDVSVVSADEACDVPAGLAERIRENPAVRRAYGRQFAYHIPTTGARGDGEVHLISYEDTQFAWAENSLLEGSVEAARAAEDAVLFVYSGEGGPHAGDSLTLRLPGGDRRVKVAGVLSDSPFGREQGVDQLICSERAFQNLTGERDYTIIDVQLRHGATDADVEALRALAGPNRTFSDRRASNAENRGAYYAMTLFMYGFLFIIALITVIGIVNSVAMSVSGRIRSYGVMRAVGMSVGQLVRMVTMEAAVYAFFGCAAGCALGVPVHAFLYRHLVTAQWGTPWALPLGPLGLIAAFVTFSALLAVRGPARRIRGLTVVETLGAE